A genomic segment from Pseudomonadota bacterium encodes:
- the rplW gene encoding 50S ribosomal protein L23, producing the protein MNQERLLQVLVEPKLSEKGARVADLHRQYMFKVLNDATKPEIKAAVEQLFKVEVEHVTTSTVHARTRNFKGRAGLRSNWKKAFVKLKEGFEINFVGGE; encoded by the coding sequence ATGAATCAGGAACGTTTGTTACAGGTGCTCGTGGAGCCCAAGCTGTCGGAGAAGGGCGCGCGTGTCGCCGACCTGCACCGCCAGTACATGTTCAAGGTCTTGAACGATGCGACCAAGCCTGAAATCAAGGCCGCCGTCGAGCAGCTGTTCAAGGTCGAGGTCGAGCATGTGACGACCTCCACCGTGCATGCGCGCACCCGCAACTTCAAAGGGCGGGCCGGTCTGCGCAGCAACTGGAAGAAGGCCTTCGTGAAGCTCAAAGAAGGCTTCGAAATCAATTTCGTCGGCGGCGAATAA
- the rplX gene encoding 50S ribosomal protein L24 yields MNKIKKGDTVAVLTGRDRGKRGTVLRVYADDRVIVEGINIVKRHTRPNPQAGIAGGIVEKEAPLQISNVALFNPMTQKPDRVGIRVLEDGRKVRFFKSNGEVVDV; encoded by the coding sequence ATGAACAAGATCAAGAAAGGTGACACCGTGGCGGTCCTGACCGGGCGCGACCGCGGCAAGCGCGGCACGGTACTGCGCGTTTACGCGGACGACCGTGTCATCGTCGAAGGCATCAACATCGTCAAGCGTCACACGCGCCCCAACCCGCAGGCCGGCATTGCCGGTGGCATCGTCGAGAAGGAAGCACCGCTGCAGATCTCGAACGTGGCGCTGTTCAACCCGATGACGCAGAAGCCGGACCGGGTCGGCATCCGCGTGCTGGAGGACGGCCGCAAGGTGCGGTTTTTCAAGTCCAACGGCGAAGTCGTGGACGTGTAA
- the rplV gene encoding 50S ribosomal protein L22 — protein MATVAKLRNARMAAQKVRLVADQIRGQRVEKAINILTFSNKKAAHLVKKVLESAIANAEHNDGADVDELKVSTIMVDEGATMKRWRARARGRAAKIMKRTCHVTVWVEQVGQ, from the coding sequence ATGGCGACTGTAGCTAAATTGAGAAACGCGCGTATGGCTGCGCAGAAGGTGCGCCTGGTGGCGGACCAGATCCGTGGCCAGCGTGTCGAAAAGGCCATCAACATCCTGACCTTCAGCAACAAGAAGGCCGCGCATCTGGTCAAGAAGGTGCTGGAGTCCGCGATCGCGAACGCCGAGCACAATGACGGCGCCGATGTCGACGAGCTGAAGGTCAGCACCATCATGGTCGACGAGGGTGCGACCATGAAGCGCTGGCGCGCCCGAGCGCGCGGGCGTGCCGCCAAAATCATGAAGCGCACGTGCCATGTGACCGTGTGGGTCGAGCAAGTGGGGCAGTAG
- the rpsH gene encoding 30S ribosomal protein S8, with translation MSMQDPIGDMLTRIRNAQARSKRDVAMPASKRKSAIAEVLKNEGYITDYRVEGEGAAKQLHIELKYFRGKPVIERVWRVSRPGLRIYKTKDQLPSIIGGLGVAIVSTSKGLMSDREARAQGIGGEIICSVY, from the coding sequence ATGAGCATGCAAGATCCCATCGGCGATATGTTGACTCGCATCCGCAACGCGCAGGCCCGCTCCAAGCGCGATGTGGCGATGCCCGCGTCCAAGCGTAAGTCCGCGATTGCCGAAGTATTGAAGAACGAAGGTTACATCACCGACTACCGGGTCGAGGGTGAGGGCGCGGCCAAGCAGCTGCACATCGAGCTCAAGTACTTCCGCGGCAAGCCGGTCATCGAGCGCGTGTGGCGTGTTAGCCGGCCCGGCTTGCGCATTTACAAAACCAAGGACCAGTTGCCGTCCATCATCGGAGGCCTCGGCGTCGCCATCGTGTCGACTTCCAAGGGGCTGATGAGCGACCGCGAAGCGCGGGCGCAGGGCATCGGCGGCGAAATCATCTGTTCCGTTTATTAA
- the rplO gene encoding 50S ribosomal protein L15 — MRLNTLKPAAGAKKARKRLGRGGGSGLGKTAGRGHKGQKSRAGGYHKVGFEGGQMPLQRRLPKFGFRSLTQGLADEVRLHELNGLDATPIDLTALKAAGLVRHHIETVKVILAGTIEKAVIVKGLAVTKGARAAIEAAGGKVEE, encoded by the coding sequence ATGCGTCTTAATACGTTAAAGCCGGCAGCTGGCGCCAAGAAGGCGCGCAAGCGTCTCGGTCGTGGTGGCGGCTCGGGCCTGGGCAAGACCGCCGGCCGTGGTCACAAGGGTCAGAAGTCCCGCGCCGGCGGCTACCACAAGGTCGGTTTCGAAGGCGGCCAGATGCCGCTGCAGCGCCGCTTGCCGAAGTTCGGCTTCCGCTCCCTGACGCAAGGCTTGGCCGATGAAGTGCGTCTGCACGAGTTGAATGGTCTGGACGCGACCCCGATTGATTTGACCGCATTGAAGGCCGCGGGCTTGGTGCGCCACCACATCGAGACCGTCAAGGTCATCCTGGCGGGCACTATTGAAAAGGCCGTGATCGTGAAGGGGCTCGCAGTCACCAAGGGTGCGCGCGCCGCGATCGAAGCCGCTGGCGGTAAAGTGGAAGAATAA
- the rpsC gene encoding 30S ribosomal protein S3, whose protein sequence is MGQKVHPYGIRLGIVKDWTSTWFADTKNYANYLNNDLAVRAFLRKKLAHASVSRIQIERPANNARIIIHTARPGIVIGKKGEDIESLRKQVTALMKVPAHISVEEIRKPELDAYLVAESVAQQLERRIMFRRAMKRAVSNSMRLGAQGIKINVAGRLNGAEIARTEWYREGRVPLHTLRADIDYGFAEANTTYGVIGVKVWIFKGEIVRQGPIGEAADGETSAA, encoded by the coding sequence ATGGGACAGAAAGTACATCCGTACGGCATTCGCTTGGGCATCGTTAAGGATTGGACCTCGACCTGGTTCGCCGACACCAAGAACTACGCGAATTACCTGAACAACGATCTCGCGGTGCGTGCGTTCCTGCGCAAGAAACTTGCGCATGCGTCAGTCAGCCGCATTCAGATCGAGCGTCCGGCCAACAACGCCCGCATCATCATCCATACCGCGCGTCCGGGTATCGTGATCGGTAAGAAGGGCGAGGACATCGAGTCGCTGCGCAAGCAGGTGACGGCCCTCATGAAGGTGCCGGCGCACATCAGCGTCGAGGAAATTCGCAAGCCGGAACTGGATGCCTACCTGGTCGCCGAGTCGGTCGCCCAGCAGCTCGAGCGCCGCATCATGTTCCGCCGCGCCATGAAGCGCGCGGTGTCGAACTCCATGCGTCTCGGCGCCCAGGGCATCAAGATCAACGTGGCAGGCCGCCTGAACGGCGCCGAAATCGCGCGCACCGAGTGGTATCGCGAAGGCCGCGTGCCGCTGCACACCCTGCGTGCGGACATCGATTACGGCTTCGCCGAAGCGAACACCACCTACGGCGTGATCGGCGTGAAGGTGTGGATCTTCAAGGGCGAAATCGTGCGCCAGGGTCCGATTGGCGAAGCCGCCGACGGCGAGACCTCGGCGGCCTGA
- the rplC gene encoding 50S ribosomal protein L3, which produces MSLGLIGRKCGMTRVFTEDGASTPVTVVEVEPNRVTRVKTPDTDGYSAVQVTCGEKAQNRVNRALAGEFKKAGVGAGRGLWEFRTGGANEPELNVGSELKVDFFEAGQYVDVTGTSIGKGFAGTIKRHNFSSQDASHGNSVSHRVPGSIGQCQTPGRVVKGKKMAGHMGDKQRTVQSLQVVRVDVDRNLLLIKGAVPGSKGGEVIIRPAVKA; this is translated from the coding sequence ATGAGCCTTGGATTGATTGGACGCAAGTGCGGCATGACGCGGGTCTTCACTGAAGACGGCGCGTCGACCCCGGTGACCGTCGTCGAAGTCGAGCCGAATCGCGTCACGCGCGTGAAGACTCCCGACACCGATGGCTACAGCGCGGTCCAGGTGACCTGTGGTGAGAAGGCGCAGAACCGCGTCAATCGCGCGCTGGCCGGTGAGTTCAAGAAGGCTGGCGTCGGCGCCGGTCGTGGTCTGTGGGAGTTCCGCACCGGCGGCGCCAACGAGCCTGAACTGAATGTCGGTTCCGAGCTCAAGGTCGACTTTTTCGAAGCGGGCCAGTACGTGGACGTGACCGGTACCAGCATCGGCAAGGGCTTCGCCGGTACCATCAAGCGCCACAACTTCAGTTCGCAGGACGCTTCCCACGGCAACTCGGTGTCGCATCGCGTACCGGGTTCCATTGGCCAGTGCCAGACCCCGGGGCGCGTGGTCAAGGGCAAGAAGATGGCGGGTCACATGGGTGACAAGCAGCGCACCGTGCAGAGCCTGCAGGTGGTGCGCGTCGATGTCGACCGCAACCTGCTGCTGATCAAGGGTGCGGTGCCCGGTTCCAAGGGCGGCGAAGTGATCATCCGCCCGGCGGTCAAGGCCTAA
- the rplE gene encoding 50S ribosomal protein L5 yields MTRLEQHYRDVVIKKLRDQFSYKSAMEVPRITKVTLNMGLGEAVGDKKIIDHAVGDMKAISGQQPVVCLARKSIAGFKIREEWPIGCKVTLRRARMYEFLDRLINIAIPRIRDFRGLNGRAFDGRGNYSMGIKEQIIFPEIDYDKIDVLRGMDICITTTARTDEEGRALLEAFRFPLRT; encoded by the coding sequence ATGACCAGACTGGAACAACATTACCGCGACGTCGTGATCAAGAAGCTGCGCGACCAGTTCAGCTACAAGTCCGCGATGGAAGTGCCGCGCATCACCAAGGTGACCCTCAACATGGGCCTGGGTGAGGCGGTCGGCGACAAGAAGATCATCGATCACGCCGTCGGCGACATGAAGGCTATCTCCGGCCAACAGCCGGTGGTGTGCCTGGCGCGCAAGTCCATCGCCGGCTTCAAAATCCGCGAGGAATGGCCGATCGGCTGCAAGGTCACGCTGCGCCGCGCGCGCATGTATGAGTTCCTCGATCGCCTGATCAACATTGCGATCCCGCGTATCCGCGACTTCCGCGGCCTGAACGGCCGTGCGTTCGATGGCCGCGGCAACTACAGCATGGGTATCAAGGAGCAGATCATCTTCCCGGAAATCGATTACGACAAAATCGACGTTCTGCGCGGCATGGACATCTGCATCACCACTACCGCCCGTACCGACGAAGAAGGTCGGGCATTGTTGGAAGCGTTCCGCTTCCCGTTGAGGACTTGA
- the rpsQ gene encoding 30S ribosomal protein S17, translating to MSEQTKTARTLTGVVASNKMDKTISVLIERRVEHPLYRKFVRKSTKLLAHDENNECNEGDTVAIEECRPLSKNKSWRLARVIERATRV from the coding sequence ATGAGCGAACAGACCAAGACCGCGAGAACGCTGACCGGCGTGGTTGCCAGCAACAAGATGGACAAGACCATCTCGGTGCTGATCGAGCGTCGTGTCGAGCATCCGCTCTATCGCAAGTTCGTGCGTAAATCGACCAAGCTGCTCGCCCACGACGAGAACAACGAGTGCAACGAGGGCGATACCGTCGCCATCGAAGAGTGCCGTCCGCTGTCGAAGAACAAGAGCTGGCGTCTGGCCCGGGTCATCGAACGCGCAACGCGCGTTTGA
- the rplD gene encoding 50S ribosomal protein L4, producing MELQVQSISSNAAASSVALSDEVFGNEFNEALVHQVVVAYMNAARSGTKAQKSRADVAGGGRKPWRQKGTGRARAGTTRSPLWRGGGVTFAARPRDYSQKVNRKMYRSALRSILSELVRQDRLVVVDDFQLAEPKTKLAMAALNKLGVNDVLIVCDEITENLFLAARNIPHIGMADVSAVDPVLLISYDKVVVTQKALAGLEAMFK from the coding sequence ATGGAATTACAAGTTCAATCGATTTCATCCAACGCAGCGGCGTCCAGCGTTGCGTTGTCGGACGAAGTGTTCGGCAACGAATTCAACGAGGCCCTCGTCCACCAGGTGGTGGTGGCCTACATGAACGCGGCTCGCAGCGGCACCAAGGCGCAGAAGTCGCGTGCCGACGTCGCCGGCGGTGGTCGCAAGCCGTGGCGCCAGAAGGGCACCGGTCGCGCGCGTGCCGGCACCACTCGCAGCCCGCTGTGGCGTGGCGGCGGTGTGACGTTCGCCGCGCGTCCGCGTGACTACTCGCAGAAGGTCAACCGCAAGATGTATCGCAGCGCGTTGCGCTCGATCCTGTCGGAACTGGTGCGCCAGGACCGTCTGGTGGTGGTGGACGATTTCCAGCTGGCCGAACCGAAGACCAAGTTGGCGATGGCCGCGCTCAACAAGCTCGGGGTCAACGACGTGCTGATCGTGTGCGACGAGATCACCGAGAACCTGTTCCTGGCGGCGCGCAACATTCCGCACATCGGCATGGCCGACGTCAGTGCCGTCGACCCGGTGCTGCTGATTTCCTACGACAAGGTCGTGGTCACGCAGAAGGCGCTGGCCGGCCTCGAGGCGATGTTCAAATGA
- the rpsN gene encoding 30S ribosomal protein S14 — protein sequence MAKKSMVNREVKRTELAKKFAKKRAELKTIIKDEDRSYEEREQARLRLQKLPRDSSPVRGRNRCRLTGRPHGYYRKFGLSRNELRRLAMQGHVPGLVKASW from the coding sequence ATGGCTAAGAAATCCATGGTCAATCGTGAAGTGAAGCGCACGGAACTTGCGAAGAAGTTCGCCAAGAAGCGCGCCGAACTGAAGACGATCATCAAAGACGAAGACCGCAGCTACGAAGAACGCGAGCAAGCGCGTCTGCGCCTGCAGAAGCTGCCGCGCGACTCGAGCCCGGTGCGTGGTCGCAATCGCTGCCGTCTGACGGGGCGTCCTCACGGTTATTACCGCAAGTTCGGCCTGAGCCGTAACGAACTGCGCCGTCTGGCCATGCAGGGTCATGTGCCGGGTCTGGTCAAGGCCAGCTGGTAA
- the rplR gene encoding 50S ribosomal protein L18: MASEKKESRLRRARKARAKIRELRAVRLCINRTPRHIYAQIIAPEGNAVLVTASTVEKDFRASGVHGGNIAAAASIGKLIAERAVAAGIAEVAFDRSGFKYHGRVKALADAAREGGLKF; this comes from the coding sequence ATGGCCAGTGAGAAGAAAGAATCGCGCCTGCGTCGCGCGCGCAAGGCCCGCGCCAAGATTCGCGAATTGCGCGCGGTGCGCCTGTGCATCAATCGCACGCCGCGCCATATCTACGCGCAGATCATCGCGCCCGAGGGCAATGCGGTACTGGTCACGGCGTCCACCGTGGAAAAAGACTTCCGCGCCAGTGGTGTGCACGGCGGTAACATCGCCGCCGCGGCGTCCATCGGCAAACTGATCGCCGAGCGCGCTGTTGCCGCAGGCATCGCCGAAGTGGCGTTCGATCGCTCGGGGTTCAAATATCACGGTCGCGTCAAGGCGCTCGCCGATGCCGCGCGTGAAGGCGGCCTGAAGTTCTAG
- the rpmD gene encoding 50S ribosomal protein L30, translating to MAKQLNVTLCKSLNGRLPDHKACASGLGLRRMWQTVSVADTPENRGMINKIYYMVQVQEQ from the coding sequence GTGGCTAAGCAGTTGAACGTGACTCTGTGCAAGAGCCTCAATGGACGGCTCCCGGACCACAAGGCCTGCGCCAGCGGTCTCGGTCTGCGCCGCATGTGGCAGACGGTGTCGGTCGCCGACACGCCTGAGAACCGCGGCATGATCAACAAGATCTACTACATGGTCCAGGTCCAGGAGCAGTAA
- the rplN gene encoding 50S ribosomal protein L14: protein MIQMQSMLDAADNSGARRLMCIKVLGGSRRRYANIGDVIKVSIKEAVPRGKVKKGDVFNAVVVRTRKGVRRADGSTIRFDGNAAVLLDKQLQPVGTRIFGPVTRELRGEKFMRIVSLAPEVL from the coding sequence ATGATTCAGATGCAAAGCATGCTCGACGCCGCGGACAACAGCGGCGCGCGCCGACTGATGTGCATCAAGGTGCTGGGTGGTTCGCGCCGCCGCTACGCCAACATCGGCGACGTGATCAAGGTCAGCATCAAGGAAGCGGTGCCGCGCGGTAAGGTCAAGAAGGGCGATGTGTTCAACGCCGTGGTGGTTCGTACCCGCAAGGGTGTGCGTCGCGCCGACGGTTCGACCATCCGCTTCGACGGCAACGCGGCGGTGCTTCTCGACAAGCAGCTGCAACCGGTGGGCACCCGTATCTTCGGGCCCGTCACCCGCGAGCTGCGTGGCGAGAAGTTCATGCGCATCGTGTCATTGGCGCCGGAAGTGCTGTAA
- the rplP gene encoding 50S ribosomal protein L16 — MLQPKNTKFRKQMKGRNRGLAQRGNRVSFGEFALKATTGGRVTARQIEAARRAITRFVKRGAKVWIRVFPDKPISKKPLEVRQGKGKGNVEYWVAQIKPGTVLYEMEGVPEDQAREAMRLAAAKLPVRTTFAIRTVL; from the coding sequence GTGCTGCAACCAAAAAATACAAAATTCCGCAAGCAGATGAAGGGCCGCAACCGCGGCCTGGCGCAACGCGGCAACCGTGTGAGCTTCGGTGAATTCGCGCTCAAGGCGACCACCGGCGGTCGCGTGACCGCGCGCCAGATCGAGGCGGCGCGTCGCGCCATCACGCGCTTCGTGAAGCGCGGTGCGAAAGTGTGGATCCGCGTCTTCCCCGACAAGCCGATTTCGAAGAAGCCTCTCGAAGTCCGCCAGGGCAAGGGTAAGGGTAACGTCGAGTACTGGGTCGCGCAGATCAAGCCCGGCACCGTGCTCTATGAAATGGAAGGCGTGCCGGAAGACCAGGCGCGCGAGGCGATGCGCCTGGCTGCCGCCAAGCTGCCCGTCCGTACCACATTTGCCATTCGTACGGTGCTGTGA
- the rplF gene encoding 50S ribosomal protein L6 has protein sequence MSRVGKMPIPLPSGVEVKIAGQSVSVKGAKGAMEHVVHDLVSVALEDGVLNVAANDASQASNALSGTTRALLNNMVTGVSAGFTRKLEIVGVGYRAQVQGQKLNLSLGYSHPVEYAIPEGITIECPSQTEILVKGVDKQQVGQVAANIRAYRRPEPYKGKGVRYGGEVIVKKEAKKS, from the coding sequence ATGTCTAGAGTCGGGAAAATGCCGATTCCGTTGCCGTCCGGGGTCGAAGTGAAGATCGCGGGGCAGTCGGTCAGCGTCAAGGGTGCGAAGGGTGCGATGGAGCACGTGGTTCACGACCTGGTGTCGGTGGCACTGGAAGACGGCGTGCTGAACGTCGCCGCCAATGACGCCAGCCAGGCGTCCAACGCGCTGTCTGGCACCACGCGCGCGCTGTTGAACAACATGGTGACGGGCGTCTCGGCCGGTTTCACGCGCAAGCTTGAAATCGTCGGCGTCGGCTATCGCGCGCAGGTGCAGGGTCAGAAGCTCAACCTGTCGCTCGGCTACTCGCACCCTGTGGAATACGCGATTCCGGAAGGAATCACCATCGAGTGCCCCAGCCAGACGGAAATCCTGGTCAAGGGCGTAGACAAGCAGCAGGTTGGCCAGGTCGCGGCGAATATCCGCGCCTACCGTCGGCCCGAACCCTACAAGGGCAAGGGTGTTCGCTACGGCGGCGAAGTCATCGTCAAGAAAGAAGCGAAGAAGAGTTAA
- the rpmC gene encoding 50S ribosomal protein L29: protein MKANELREKDGAELTALLLELRRKQFNMRMQAGSGQPPRPTDIRETRRDIARIKTIIKQKSDVASGSVK from the coding sequence ATGAAAGCGAACGAATTACGTGAAAAGGATGGCGCCGAACTGACGGCGCTGCTGCTGGAGCTGCGCCGCAAGCAGTTCAACATGCGCATGCAAGCCGGCTCCGGCCAGCCGCCGCGGCCGACCGACATCCGCGAGACGCGTCGCGACATCGCGCGCATCAAGACCATCATCAAGCAGAAGAGCGATGTCGCCTCAGGAAGTGTGAAATGA
- the rpsE gene encoding 30S ribosomal protein S5, whose protein sequence is MSVSHNQNSSDNNEGYLEKLIAVNRVAKVVKGGRIFGFSALVVVGDGAGRVGFGRGKAREVPVAIQKAMENARKNMTRVALNGSTLQYPLMGEHGAAKVYMQPASEGTGIIAGGAMRAVFEVLGVHNVLAKCIGTSNPINVVRATVNGLKGMASPDQMAAKRGKTVEQIRG, encoded by the coding sequence ATGAGTGTCAGTCACAATCAAAACAGCTCCGACAACAACGAAGGCTACCTAGAGAAGCTGATCGCCGTTAATCGCGTGGCCAAAGTGGTCAAGGGCGGACGCATTTTCGGTTTCTCCGCGCTGGTGGTGGTCGGTGATGGCGCCGGTCGTGTCGGCTTCGGCCGCGGCAAGGCGCGCGAAGTACCGGTCGCAATCCAGAAGGCGATGGAGAACGCACGCAAGAACATGACGCGCGTGGCGCTGAACGGTTCGACCCTGCAGTACCCGCTGATGGGTGAACACGGCGCGGCCAAGGTCTACATGCAGCCGGCATCGGAAGGTACGGGCATCATCGCCGGCGGCGCGATGCGCGCCGTGTTCGAAGTGCTGGGTGTGCACAACGTGCTTGCCAAGTGCATTGGCACCAGCAACCCGATCAACGTCGTGCGCGCCACGGTCAACGGTCTGAAGGGCATGGCTTCGCCGGACCAGATGGCGGCCAAGCGCGGCAAGACGGTCGAGCAGATTCGAGGGTAA
- the rplB gene encoding 50S ribosomal protein L2, whose translation MALFKAKPTSPGRRSVVRVATPDLHKGAPYAPLLESQSRNSGRNNQGRITVRHRGGGHKQHYRMIDFRRDKDGINAVVERLEYDPNRSAHIALVLYEDGERRYIIAPKGVKAGSKLRSGADAPIVAGNCLPLRNMPVGALIHCVELKPGKGAQLGRSAGAAIQYVAREGAYATLRLRSGEMRKVPIECRATIGEVGNQEHSLRSLGKAGAKRWRGVRPTVRGVAMNPVDHPHGGGEGRTSGGRHPVSPWGTPTKGHKTRHNKRTDGLIVRRRNKK comes from the coding sequence ATGGCGTTATTCAAAGCTAAACCGACCTCTCCCGGTCGCCGCAGCGTGGTGCGGGTCGCCACGCCGGACCTGCACAAGGGCGCGCCCTATGCGCCGCTGCTGGAATCGCAGTCGCGCAATTCCGGCCGCAACAACCAGGGCCGCATCACCGTGCGCCACCGTGGCGGCGGTCACAAGCAGCATTACCGCATGATCGATTTCCGTCGTGACAAGGACGGCATCAACGCGGTGGTCGAGCGTCTGGAATACGATCCGAACCGCTCGGCGCACATTGCGCTGGTGCTGTACGAGGACGGCGAGCGCCGTTACATCATCGCGCCGAAGGGCGTGAAGGCCGGCAGCAAGCTGCGTTCGGGTGCCGATGCGCCGATCGTGGCCGGCAACTGCCTGCCGTTGCGTAACATGCCGGTGGGTGCGCTCATCCACTGCGTCGAGCTCAAGCCCGGCAAGGGCGCCCAGCTCGGCCGCAGCGCCGGCGCCGCCATCCAGTACGTGGCGCGCGAGGGTGCCTACGCGACCCTGCGTCTGCGTTCGGGTGAAATGCGCAAAGTGCCGATCGAATGCCGCGCCACCATCGGTGAAGTCGGCAATCAGGAACATTCACTGCGTTCGCTCGGCAAGGCCGGTGCGAAGCGCTGGCGCGGTGTGCGCCCGACCGTTCGCGGCGTGGCCATGAACCCGGTCGATCATCCGCACGGTGGTGGCGAAGGCCGCACCTCGGGTGGCCGTCACCCGGTCAGCCCGTGGGGCACGCCGACCAAAGGTCACAAGACACGCCACAACAAGCGCACCGATGGTCTCATCGTGCGTCGGCGTAACAAGAAGTAG
- the rpsJ gene encoding 30S ribosomal protein S10: MNQQVIRIRLKAFDHRLIDQSTKEIVETAKRTGAQVKGPIPLPTKKERFTVLISPHVNKDARDQYEIRTHKRLLDIVNPTDKTVDALMKLDLAAGVDVQIKLN, translated from the coding sequence ATGAATCAGCAAGTAATCAGAATCCGGCTCAAGGCGTTCGACCATCGACTGATCGACCAGTCGACCAAGGAGATCGTCGAAACGGCCAAGCGGACGGGCGCCCAAGTGAAGGGCCCGATACCTCTGCCCACGAAGAAAGAACGCTTTACCGTTCTGATCTCACCGCACGTCAACAAGGACGCGCGTGATCAATACGAGATCCGCACTCACAAGCGTTTGCTCGACATCGTCAACCCGACCGACAAGACGGTTGACGCACTGATGAAGCTGGATCTCGCCGCAGGCGTTGATGTCCAGATCAAGTTGAACTAG
- the rpsS gene encoding 30S ribosomal protein S19, with protein MARSIRKGPFIDHHLLKKVEEARARNDKRPIKTWSRRSMVAPDMVGLTIAVHNGRQHMPVYVNENMVGHKLGEFAPTRSFRGHVADKKAR; from the coding sequence ATGGCCCGTTCCATACGCAAAGGCCCGTTCATCGACCACCACCTGCTGAAGAAGGTGGAAGAGGCACGCGCGCGCAACGACAAGCGTCCGATCAAGACCTGGTCGCGCCGTTCCATGGTCGCACCCGACATGGTTGGCCTGACCATCGCCGTCCACAACGGTCGCCAGCACATGCCGGTGTACGTCAACGAAAACATGGTCGGACACAAGCTCGGCGAGTTCGCGCCGACGCGTTCGTTCCGCGGCCACGTGGCCGACAAGAAGGCGCGCTAA